One region of Streptomyces sp. CG4 genomic DNA includes:
- a CDS encoding UvrD-helicase domain-containing protein produces MREDVESLDIRDVTANWVNAEVLSRQIDERIKALADLSDTPLFFGRLNYLHAPGADQAEGADGEQFYIGRRHVHDADGDPMVIDWRAPVSQPFYRASKKDPMDIGLRRRFGYTGGDLTAYEDEHLSDPEETAKTSKLLQQEIERPRVGPMRDIVATIQPEQDEIVRSGLGGTVCVQGGPGTGKTAVGLHRVAYLLYAHRERLARTGTLVIGPNRSFLHYIEQVLPALGELAVQQATVDDLVAQVEVRGTDDAAAAVIKGDARMAEVLRRALYSHVTLPTEAVVVVRGSRRWRVPSYELEEIIRELLQREIRYGAAREALPQRIAHAVLVQMERAGEAPDDRVQDAVARNSAVKAAVKEIWPVVDPAKLVLRLLTDAGFLAEHAAGVLDEDEQATILWARPVRSVKAAKWAAADAVLIDEAADLIRRTHSLGHVVLDEAQDLSPMQYRAVGRRCTTGSATVLGDLAQGTTPWATRSWGEALGHLGKQEGVIEELTAGFRVPTDVITYASRLLPHIAPGLTPVASVRENPGFFEVRTTAETAEVVAACEELLGNEGSTGLIAADARVPALAEALTAAGITYLAPGEETTRETRLTLVPASLAKGLEYDYVVLDEPQAVVAGEPDERTGLRRLYVALTRAVSGLIVTHTAPLPAQLRGDAPGT; encoded by the coding sequence ATGCGGGAGGACGTGGAGTCGCTGGACATCCGGGACGTCACCGCGAACTGGGTCAACGCCGAGGTGCTGTCCCGCCAGATCGACGAGCGGATCAAGGCGCTGGCCGACCTCAGCGACACCCCGCTGTTCTTCGGCCGCCTGAACTACCTGCACGCGCCGGGCGCGGATCAGGCCGAGGGCGCGGACGGCGAGCAGTTCTACATCGGGCGCCGGCATGTGCACGATGCCGACGGCGACCCCATGGTCATCGACTGGCGCGCGCCGGTCTCGCAGCCGTTCTACCGCGCGTCCAAGAAGGACCCGATGGACATCGGGCTGCGCCGCCGCTTCGGCTACACCGGCGGCGACCTCACGGCCTACGAGGACGAGCACCTGTCCGACCCGGAGGAGACCGCGAAGACCAGCAAGCTGCTCCAGCAGGAGATCGAGCGGCCCCGCGTCGGCCCCATGCGGGACATCGTCGCCACCATCCAGCCCGAGCAGGACGAGATCGTCCGCAGCGGGCTGGGCGGGACCGTGTGCGTGCAGGGCGGTCCGGGGACCGGGAAGACCGCCGTCGGTCTGCACCGGGTCGCCTACCTCCTCTACGCCCACCGGGAGCGGCTCGCCCGCACCGGCACGCTCGTCATCGGACCGAACCGCTCCTTCCTGCACTACATCGAGCAAGTCCTCCCGGCGCTGGGCGAGTTGGCCGTGCAGCAGGCCACCGTGGACGACCTGGTCGCCCAGGTGGAAGTGCGCGGCACGGACGACGCGGCCGCGGCGGTGATCAAGGGCGACGCCCGGATGGCCGAGGTGCTGCGCCGGGCTCTGTACTCCCATGTGACCCTGCCGACGGAGGCGGTCGTGGTGGTGCGGGGCTCGCGGCGCTGGCGGGTGCCGTCGTACGAACTGGAGGAGATCATCCGGGAGTTGCTCCAGCGGGAGATCCGTTACGGCGCCGCCCGCGAGGCCCTGCCGCAGCGGATCGCGCACGCGGTGCTGGTGCAGATGGAGCGGGCCGGGGAGGCTCCGGACGACCGGGTGCAGGACGCTGTCGCACGCAACAGCGCGGTGAAGGCGGCCGTGAAGGAGATCTGGCCGGTGGTGGATCCGGCGAAGCTGGTCCTGCGGCTGCTGACGGACGCCGGCTTCCTCGCCGAGCACGCCGCCGGGGTCCTGGACGAGGACGAGCAGGCCACGATCCTGTGGGCCAGGCCGGTGCGCAGCGTGAAGGCGGCCAAGTGGGCGGCGGCGGACGCGGTGCTGATCGACGAGGCGGCGGATCTGATCCGGCGCACGCACTCGCTGGGCCATGTCGTCCTCGACGAGGCGCAGGACCTCTCCCCCATGCAGTACCGGGCCGTCGGGCGCCGTTGCACCACCGGCAGCGCGACCGTCCTCGGGGACCTGGCACAGGGTACGACGCCCTGGGCGACCCGCAGCTGGGGCGAGGCGCTCGGCCATCTCGGCAAGCAGGAGGGCGTGATCGAGGAGCTGACGGCCGGTTTCCGCGTGCCCACGGACGTCATCACGTACGCCTCCCGGCTCCTCCCGCACATCGCGCCCGGCCTCACGCCGGTGGCCTCCGTCCGTGAGAACCCCGGTTTCTTCGAGGTGCGTACGACGGCGGAGACGGCCGAAGTCGTCGCCGCGTGCGAGGAGTTGCTGGGCAACGAGGGCTCGACGGGCCTGATCGCCGCCGACGCCCGCGTCCCCGCGCTGGCCGAGGCCCTGACGGCGGCCGGGATCACCTACCTCGCCCCCGGCGAGGAGACCACCCGCGAGACCCGCCTCACCCTGGTCCCGGCGTCCCTCGCCAAGGGTCTGGAGTACGACTACGTGGTCCTGGACGAGCCACAGGCGGTGGTGGCCGGGGAGCCGGACGAGCGCACCGGGTTGCGGCGGCTGTACGTGGCGTTGACGCGAGCGGTGTCGGGGCTGATCGTGACGCATACGGCACCCTTGCCTGCACAGCTGCGGGGCGACGCGCCCGGCACATGA
- a CDS encoding DNA repair helicase XPB: protein MSCLIVQSDKTLLLEVDHERADDCRRAIAPFAELERAPEHIHTYRVTPLGLWNARAAGHDAEQVVDALVQYSRYPVPHALLVDIAETMDRYGRLSLSKDPAHGLVLTTTDRPVLEEVLKSRRIAPLVGARIDPDTVVVHPSERGQIKQVLLKLGWPAEDLAGYVDGEAHPIELLEDGWALRPYQKQAVENFWHGGSGVVVLPCGAGKTLVGAGSMAQAKSTTLILVTNTVSARQWKHELVKRTSLTEDEIGEYSGTRKEIRPVTIATYQVLTTKRKGVYPHLELFDSRDWGLIVYDEVHLLPAPVFKFTADLQARRRLGLTATLVREDGRESDVFSLIGPKRFDAPWKEIEAQGYIAPADCVEVRVNLTDSERLAYATAETEEKYRFCATTDTKRKVTEAIVRRFAGQQILVIGQYIDQLDELGEHLNAPVIKGETSNAQREKLFDAFREGEISVLVVSKVANFSIDLPEATVAVQVSGTFGSRQEEAQRLGRVLRPKADGHQAHFYSVVARDTIDQDFAAHRQRFLAEQGYAYRIMDADEILAGG from the coding sequence GTGTCCTGCCTAATCGTCCAGTCCGACAAGACCCTGCTCCTGGAAGTCGACCACGAGCGGGCCGATGACTGTCGTCGGGCCATCGCGCCGTTCGCCGAGCTGGAGCGGGCGCCGGAGCACATCCACACCTACCGGGTCACCCCGCTCGGGCTGTGGAACGCGCGCGCCGCCGGGCACGACGCCGAGCAGGTGGTGGACGCGCTGGTGCAGTACAGCCGGTATCCGGTGCCGCACGCGCTGCTGGTCGACATCGCCGAGACCATGGACCGCTACGGCCGCCTGTCCCTGTCCAAGGACCCGGCGCACGGGCTGGTCCTCACCACCACCGACCGGCCGGTGCTGGAGGAGGTGCTGAAGTCCAGGCGGATCGCCCCGCTGGTGGGGGCCCGGATCGATCCGGACACGGTCGTCGTGCACCCTTCCGAGCGCGGGCAGATCAAGCAGGTGCTGCTGAAGCTGGGCTGGCCGGCCGAGGACCTCGCCGGGTACGTCGACGGTGAGGCGCATCCGATCGAGCTGCTGGAGGACGGCTGGGCGCTCCGGCCGTACCAGAAGCAGGCCGTGGAGAACTTCTGGCACGGCGGCAGCGGTGTCGTGGTGCTGCCCTGTGGCGCCGGGAAGACGCTGGTCGGCGCCGGGTCCATGGCGCAGGCCAAGTCGACCACCCTCATCCTCGTCACCAACACCGTCTCGGCCCGGCAGTGGAAGCACGAGCTGGTGAAGCGGACCTCGCTGACCGAGGACGAGATCGGCGAGTACAGCGGGACGCGCAAGGAGATCCGGCCGGTCACCATCGCCACCTACCAGGTGCTGACGACCAAGCGGAAGGGCGTCTATCCGCACCTGGAGCTGTTCGACTCCCGGGACTGGGGGCTGATCGTCTACGACGAGGTGCATCTGCTGCCGGCTCCTGTCTTCAAGTTCACCGCCGATCTGCAGGCGCGGCGGCGGCTCGGTCTGACGGCGACCCTCGTCCGCGAGGACGGCCGGGAGTCCGACGTGTTCTCGCTGATCGGGCCGAAGCGGTTCGACGCGCCGTGGAAGGAGATCGAGGCGCAGGGGTACATCGCGCCGGCCGACTGTGTCGAGGTCCGGGTGAATCTCACCGACTCCGAGCGGCTGGCGTACGCCACCGCCGAGACGGAGGAGAAGTACCGCTTCTGTGCGACGACGGACACGAAGCGGAAGGTGACGGAGGCGATCGTGCGCCGGTTCGCCGGGCAGCAGATCCTTGTCATCGGTCAGTACATCGACCAACTCGACGAACTGGGCGAGCACTTGAACGCCCCCGTGATCAAGGGCGAGACCTCCAACGCCCAGCGCGAGAAGCTCTTCGACGCCTTCCGCGAGGGCGAGATCAGCGTGCTGGTCGTCTCCAAGGTCGCGAACTTCTCCATCGACCTGCCGGAGGCGACGGTCGCCGTCCAGGTGTCCGGCACCTTCGGTTCCCGGCAGGAGGAGGCCCAGCGGCTCGGCCGGGTGCTGCGCCCGAAGGCCGACGGCCATCAGGCGCACTTCTACTCGGTCGTCGCCCGCGACACCATCGACCAGGACTTCGCCGCCCACCGCCAGCGCTTCCTGGCGGAGCAGGGGTACGCGTACCGGATCATGGACGCGGACGAGATCCTGGCGGGGGGCTAG
- a CDS encoding SH3 domain-containing protein: MTFSKLTFRKAVSGLTAATALALGATVLAAPSASAVGSSACTENIKDQTLQVVQWDHADMYTSPSFKSKVEKSVFAGNSVRVYCTADHGSWYYGKSGKTTGWMEEHAFF; encoded by the coding sequence ATGACCTTCTCAAAGCTTACGTTCCGCAAGGCGGTGAGCGGTCTCACCGCCGCCACCGCGCTCGCCCTCGGCGCCACCGTTCTGGCCGCTCCCAGCGCCTCGGCCGTGGGCTCCTCCGCGTGCACCGAGAACATCAAGGACCAGACCTTGCAGGTCGTCCAGTGGGACCACGCCGACATGTACACCAGCCCCAGCTTCAAGTCCAAGGTGGAGAAGTCCGTGTTCGCGGGCAACAGCGTGCGCGTGTACTGCACGGCGGATCACGGTTCCTGGTACTACGGCAAGTCCGGCAAGACCACGGGCTGGATGGAGGAGCACGCCTTCTTCTAG
- a CDS encoding copper homeostasis protein CutC, whose protein sequence is MSKRAVLEVIALDVEDAVAAQAGGADRLELVTDMAADGLTPSVAVFAGIRAAVDIDLRVMLRLADGFAAGDVERLVGVAGELRAAGSDQFVLGFLDADGGADLAALERLVGVLDGCAWTFHRAIDRAADRDALRKQLADLPGLDTYLTAGASGGVDEGLPTLVAEAGRRGEPGYDQTLLVGGGLRLEHVRPLRNAGIDAFHIGGAARSAGWAGPVSQEAVAEWRRALDGE, encoded by the coding sequence ATGAGCAAGCGTGCAGTCCTGGAGGTGATCGCGCTCGACGTCGAGGACGCGGTCGCCGCCCAGGCCGGAGGCGCGGACCGCCTGGAGCTGGTCACCGACATGGCGGCCGACGGGCTGACCCCGTCGGTGGCCGTCTTCGCCGGGATCCGTGCCGCCGTCGACATCGACCTGCGCGTGATGCTCCGCCTCGCGGACGGGTTCGCGGCCGGTGACGTGGAGCGGCTCGTGGGCGTGGCCGGCGAGCTGCGGGCGGCCGGCTCCGACCAGTTCGTGCTCGGCTTCCTCGACGCGGACGGCGGGGCGGACCTGGCAGCGCTGGAACGGCTGGTCGGCGTGCTCGACGGCTGCGCCTGGACCTTCCACCGCGCGATCGACCGCGCCGCCGACCGCGACGCCCTCCGCAAACAGCTCGCCGACCTGCCGGGCCTGGACACCTACCTCACCGCGGGCGCCTCCGGCGGGGTGGACGAGGGGCTGCCCACCCTGGTCGCGGAGGCGGGGCGACGCGGGGAACCGGGGTACGACCAGACGCTCCTGGTCGGCGGCGGGCTCCGCCTGGAGCACGTACGACCGCTGCGCAACGCCGGCATCGACGCGTTCCACATCGGCGGCGCCGCGCGCTCCGCGGGCTGGGCGGGGCCGGTTTCGCAGGAGGCTGTCGCCGAGTGGCGGAGGGCGCTGGACGGGGAGTAG
- a CDS encoding GNAT family N-acetyltransferase: MRPTNGDDVIEAVANCTAVLRTAVDRDWKAVPAGRLEWDCHATAVHVADDLIAYAANLAGRAQDAYVPFELTLDEGTDNAGLLHVIETTGALLAATVRTTPPGVRAFHPYPFRSADRVGFAAMGIAEVLLHTHDMAEGLGIPYEAPAELAESVLACLFPDVQPGPAPWPTLLWATGRGELPGRAPVTEWRWHNNLVVPAERFALVGVRPAAAHALRLGGDGGFDWLDGGPYEGTREASSFLVKAYESGVHRPEFGVFVLVRHEDGRAIGGIGFHSAPDEHGWVEVGYDLVEGARGRGYATEALRALTERTLARDDVSMVFATIEHTNVPSQRVVSRAGFARATVEEERIAHEERGLDTGLQLYIRR, from the coding sequence ATGCGACCGACAAACGGGGACGACGTCATCGAGGCCGTGGCGAACTGCACAGCGGTGCTGCGCACGGCGGTGGACCGGGACTGGAAGGCCGTCCCGGCCGGGCGGCTGGAGTGGGACTGCCACGCCACCGCGGTCCATGTGGCCGACGACCTGATCGCCTACGCCGCCAACCTGGCCGGACGCGCGCAGGACGCCTACGTCCCCTTCGAGCTGACCCTCGACGAGGGCACCGACAACGCGGGCCTGCTGCACGTCATCGAGACGACCGGCGCCCTGCTCGCCGCCACCGTCCGCACCACCCCGCCCGGCGTCCGCGCCTTCCACCCCTACCCCTTCCGCAGCGCCGACCGGGTGGGCTTCGCCGCGATGGGCATCGCCGAGGTGCTGCTCCACACCCATGACATGGCGGAGGGTCTGGGCATCCCCTACGAGGCGCCGGCCGAGCTCGCCGAGTCCGTGCTGGCCTGCCTCTTCCCGGACGTCCAGCCCGGCCCCGCCCCCTGGCCGACCCTGCTGTGGGCCACCGGCCGCGGCGAGCTGCCCGGCCGCGCCCCGGTCACCGAGTGGCGCTGGCACAACAACCTCGTCGTCCCGGCCGAGCGCTTCGCCCTGGTCGGCGTCCGCCCGGCCGCCGCCCACGCGCTGCGCCTGGGCGGCGACGGCGGCTTCGACTGGCTCGACGGCGGGCCGTACGAGGGCACCCGGGAAGCCTCCTCATTCCTGGTGAAGGCGTACGAATCCGGCGTGCACCGGCCGGAGTTCGGGGTCTTCGTGCTCGTCCGGCACGAGGACGGCCGGGCGATCGGCGGCATCGGCTTCCACAGCGCCCCGGACGAGCACGGCTGGGTGGAGGTCGGCTACGACCTGGTCGAGGGCGCCCGGGGCCGGGGCTACGCCACCGAGGCGCTGCGCGCCCTGACGGAGCGGACCCTGGCCAGGGACGACGTCTCCATGGTGTTCGCGACGATCGAGCACACCAACGTCCCCTCCCAACGCGTCGTGTCCCGGGCCGGGTTCGCCCGGGCGACCGTGGAGGAGGAGCGGATCGCCCACGAGGAGCGCGGCCTGGACACCGGGCTCCAGCTCTACATCCGCCGCTGA